In Lagopus muta isolate bLagMut1 chromosome 14, bLagMut1 primary, whole genome shotgun sequence, the DNA window tGGACCCAAAGCACCAACGATACTGTTGGTATCCGCCTACGTGCCTTGGCCTGGGGCAGTTTTCCCACCTCTGACTTCCaacacagggctgagcagggatggggatgatGACAGCAGAGGCCCTCAGTGGGGTGTCTGGGGGTGAGAGGACAGCCCTTGCCCTAGAAGagctgcttgcagcctggaaccTCCCCTGCGCTTGGGGGTTTCTCCAAGCCCCGGTTTCCTGGTGTATCGGTTTCCTCCTTCATCCTTGAAGGATGTTGAAATTGCGCAATGACTTCCTAGACTTGCGGATGGAGTTCTGCAGCACGAGAGGCTGTGCGTGGAGAGGAGGAGCTTGCTGAGGGCTCACTGTGCGAGGGATCTGCTGGGCAGGAGTGTGGAACCAAGCTGGTTTGATGTACTGCCCGCTGCCCTGTGTCCCCTCCCCAGCTagcacagcactcagctccTGTTCCCACAGTGTCACTGTGGTTACTGAGCACTGTGCCTAGGGAGAGCTGAGCAGTCCCTGTCCAAGCAGCGGGTGCCCTCTGCTATGGGCACCCTGTGAGGCTGTGTGAGGGGCTTGCTTCTGGCACCTGCTCATCTTAAGTTATTCTAGTATGTTGCTGGTTTGCCTCGTGTCTATAGGGAGTGTGCAAGGAACTTGGTGCTCCAGTTCCCACCAGCCTGGCAGGGAGCTGGCCTCGGACCAAACCCCACCAGCTTCTGCCCTGCAATTAAAGAATACCTCTGCAGTTTGTAGGAATGCTTCCTTTGCTGTCTGCTTGGTTTTGCAAAACCAAAAATTGACCTGGGTTTGCCCTTTTAATCCTGCTCTTGTCCTGTGGGCAAGCATGGTTGTAACCACAGGAAGGAGCATCCCTCAAGGCCATGAATGGGCTCTTATAAAAGGCCAGGGAAATAAAAGCCAGATGACAGCACAATTAGcgatatttttttttgtgtgtgtgtgtgtgtgctcagtGGAAACTGGTAGGCATAATGGCAGCATTTGAGATGCATAAAGCTCTGTCTTTATCCTGGTTTCTTGATTACTTGctcctttatttcctttagaGTTATTTGTATGAATCAGAAAGGCCGTGATATTTGTGAAAATCTGGAAAGATGGAAAAACCTCTGCTTGGGGGCAGACAGAACAAAAGGCTGCACAAATGCCAGGGTTGAGTTGGCCACAGCcactgaggctgtgctgctttgccttGTCTTTAAATGACAAACTGAGGTGACCgatgttttctccttttgaaattgtttttcagttgcCTTCCTGTCAAAGCCTCAAGGCCCAGTTACTCCCAGGAAGAAGGGGAATgggaataaaagaagaaaaggaaaaggcttgGGGAAGAAGAGAGACCCATGCCTGCGGAAGTACAAGGATTTCTGCATTCATGGTGAATGCAAATACATCAGAGAGCTGGGTGCTCCATCCTGCATGTGAGTGAGTGCTGCGTGCCAGGGAAGCCTTGTCATTGTTTCTTGAATTCTCCAGGCAGCGCAAAGGAAGAGTGCAGGGGATATTTTTAGTGCTTGTTCCCCATTTGTGCAGGGATTGCTCTGACTCCGTGTCCTCTCTGCACACTGTGCAGCTGGAAGAGCACTGAGAAATTTTGGCCTGGATTTGCTCCTTCAAGCAACCTTGGCTTTGCCAAAATCCATCTGTCCTTAGGGCAGAGGCTCCAGCACCCCTTGCCTGCAGGGTGTCAGTCCATCAGCtcagcagaggctgtggattTTGAAGGAGGCAAAATCGCTGTGGGGCCAAGTTGCTGGCAGGTGCCTGGAGGTTGACTTCCCTTCAGCTGTAGTTAGGCCCAGAGAAGTCACTGAGCACCTGAGCAGGCAGGATGGAGGCAGCTGCTTGGGGGATGCCCTGACAAAGCTATGTGCTGATGGCCCTCTAGCCCTGAGGGGTGGGACTGTGTCTGCACAAGGGTGTGCGTGTTCTCTGTCGAACCCTGTGGGGGGTGCAGGTGGTGAGCAGGAATTGGAGGAGGCaagcagagaggagaaataGTTTGCTTGCTGCTGGGCACCTGGACCCAGCACTTCTGCCTCAGGAAATGGCCAAGGGTGTGCGCCTGATCCCTGCTGACGTGGGCAGAGGTTGAGCTGGCGGATATAAGAGGCTTTGTTCTTTGCTATCAATCCCCTGAGCCACCCAGCCTGGAGCCCAGGGAAGATAATAACTCCCTGGCTTACAGTGCCCAGCTGCTCTCACGCCTGGTGGTTTGTGGGGATCAGggtctgcacagctctgtgaacCGCTTAGATTTCTGTGCCTGGAGGCCATCAGAAAGTTGTTGGTGGGCCCTTCAACAGAGCTCTCAGGACAACTCCAGGATCAGCTGGGCCTCCTGTCCCACTGTGAGGTGGCAGCGGCAGCACCAGTGCACGTGGGGCTGGGGCAACCACATCCTCTTCCTTCCTAGTGTTCCCTTGGTTCCAGAGGCCGAAGGGGGACGTGTAGAGATATGCAGATGTTAGGGATATTCCACCCTTGGTGCTGGCATCAGCCAACGTCTGGGCTGTCCTTAGGGAAAACAGCCCCATCCCTTCCGTAACAAGGCCTCGTGTCTGTGACTGGTGTCAGATTGTGCCTGTTTGCCTGGCCAGTTCTCTTGGTAGCTGGAGCACACAGTTCACAGCTGGTTTCAGTTGTGCCATctcaggctcttctcagtgtcTGTTCCCTCTGGCAGGTCCTGGGGCTGAGGCTGGCTTCTGCTGAGTGGAGTGCTGGGGGCACGGCGCCCAGCTATTCTGCATGGGTGGGAGTGTTGGCATGCAGTGGTGTTAAGAAGCCCTGGTGCTGTGCCCCAGGCAGCACAACTGGATGTAGGGAGGGGCTGACGTTGCTTGGCACTGCACAGCATTGGTGGTGCTGGGTGCATCCAGCTGGTCACACTGGCATGCCTTGGCCCACAGGGAGGGCTTGGgtggctgccccacagctctgatGAGGATCATTATTTCTGGTATGTGAGCAACCTCCCACCTGCCTGTTGGCTAAGAGCAGGGGAAACCCTGCTCCAAGCAAAGCACTGAGCACTAGGCTTTCCTCTCCCACAGACTGCAACCTGACTCACACAGcccactgctgtgtgctccagAAACCTGCTTATGAAAGCCTGCTGGGTTCTCCTGTGTCCCTACTGTCTGTCCCTCTGAGACTTAAACTGGCCTTGCCAGGAGTCTTTATGTGATGCTTGGGGTATggatgcagaagcagcagaacttTCCAGTGCCAGGAAGCAGTGTTGCCACCAGATGTGAAAGTTCAGGGTAGGGTCTGTGAGGAATGGGCAGGGTGCTAGTGAGGGCTGAACAGAGGCAGCTTTCTTTGTGCTTAGGTGTAAGGGAACCAACATCCCACTGCTGGCCAACAACATTcttaaaatctgttcttttcCCCCAGATGCCAGCCAGGATATCACGGAGAGAGATGCCATGGCCTCTTGCTGCCTGTAGAGCATCCCCCAAGCACGTATGACCACACCACAGCGCTCGCTGTTGTTGCAGTGGTCCTGTCCTCGCTGTGCCTCATCATCATCACAGCCTTGTTGATGTTCAGGTGGGTGgaatggggctgtgctgctggagccatgTCCCCAGGAAGGCTGCATGTAGGAGCGGTGGGGGCAGCTGCTCCATTCTCTGAGCATCTCTGCTTGGCCTCACAGGTGTCACAAAAGGGGTGTCTATGatgtagaaaatgaagaaaaaataaagctgggCATCACTGTGAATCACTGAA includes these proteins:
- the HBEGF gene encoding proheparin-binding EGF-like growth factor, with amino-acid sequence MDGRAVLIHALLTAVCSAAVGGFGRDGPHGEALHNEVLLHEGGGVASVPATAPLLGGTAEKESGGAASGDALSELPRVAFLSKPQGPVTPRKKGNGNKRRKGKGLGKKRDPCLRKYKDFCIHGECKYIRELGAPSCICQPGYHGERCHGLLLPVEHPPSTYDHTTALAVVAVVLSSLCLIIITALLMFRCHKRGVYDVENEEKIKLGITVNH